From the Canis lupus familiaris isolate Mischka breed German Shepherd chromosome 27, alternate assembly UU_Cfam_GSD_1.0, whole genome shotgun sequence genome, the window CTGCCGGCTCCCGGGTGACGTGGGGCCGCAGGGGCCCTCACCTCGTGAGCAGCGGCAGCAGCCCCAGCTCACTCAGTCTGTCCTTGGCCgctgcctcccagcccctgtTGGCCTGCGGGCTccggggggaggggtgcaggagcCACTCCACCCTGACCTCGGGCAGCAGGCCGGCCAGCGCCCTCCGCGCCCGCTGCTCCGCCAGCCGCCCCACGCCCACCACCAGCCGCACCTCCAGCAGCTGCACCTGCCGGAAGAGCGCTGCGTCACAGACCCTAAGAAGCTGCTCTCGCTGCTTGGCCGGCAGCTCGGCGGGGGTGAGGTTGCGCCCGTTGGGGTCCAAGAAGAGCAGAGGACATAGATTGTGGACAAAACAGTGACGGAAGAAGACCTCGGGCTGTCCACAGAGGTTCTGGAAAAAGCCCCAGAACCGGGCACCGCTCACCTCTGACTGAGGGCACTCCAGTCCCAGCACTGGGCGCTTCGGGTGCTCTTGGGCCGGGGTCGACACAGTCCCCCCAATGCCCAACCAGTCCCGGACTACGTTCACTTCCCCGAAGGGCACCTGCCGGGAAGGAGAGACAGGAGGGTTTCAGTCTGGAGACGTCGCCTGCGTTCTGGACCCGCTGAGCCCTCTACACCCTCTGTGAAGATCCAGCCTggacaccccacccccaaccccttcACCCAAAGGCCTGAGACAAAGATTCTGGCCCTCTGGTTTGATCCTGCCCATCTTTCTCCGATTTTTCATTGTGGACTGTGGTGCAGAGGATCTATTTGCTGCTTCTACCCCCATTTGCCTTTGGGACCAAGTACAGAGGGTACATGGGAATATCCAGCCCTACACAGGCTGTGATGCGTAGTACTGGGGACAGACAGACGGTCTGAGATAGGCAGACAGCCGGGGTTAGAGGAGCCACAAGGACAGGACTGACCACTGCTCTCTGGGTGCCCTCTCAGCCCCGAGCCTCAGGCCGTCACTTCCATCGATCATCATTGATCACCTTTCATCCCCCAGTTGGGGTCAATAAAAGCGATTGAGCCTCCTGCCCTGaagcctctccccctcccccatggcCCAGCATCCCCACTGAGGGCATTCACTCATCCTGCCATCTGAAAGGGAAGCAGGCAGGCCTCATAGCCCGCTGTTTTGAACCCCTCCTCAGCTAAGAAACAGAAGCGGGTGGGCTGAAGGCCTCGCCTGTCAACCAGCCACCTGAGGACCCAGTACTCCTGGTCCCTCTCCCGACCCCAACCACACTGTAGGCAGAGCAGATCCGGCAAGGCAAGGTAAGGATGGGGCTGGCGGAAGGAAGAGCTCGCAGAGGCAATTAGAGGACGGCTCACAGGGGAAACGGAACTACCGTTAATGTGCTCGGTTAGCTATGGGCGGCAAGGCCAGGAGAGTGTCTGCGACCGCAGGAGCCAGCATGTGTATGGGGGGGGACCAGGGGGCCGGTACCCAAACATGTCCACAGGCGTGCACATGCTCCTCCCCGCAGCACACAGCCCACACCCACCTGGGAGCCTCCCACTCCACCCACCAGGGGAAGCCAAGCCCTTTACCCCAGTCTGAGCCATGCCAAAGGGCCCGGGGTTCATGCCCAGGAAGAGCACTTCCTTGGGGCCCCGGCAGTAGCGGGTCACGTAGCTGTGGTGTGGCTCCCACGCATACTCCAAAGGATTGTAGATGATGCCCACAGGCTCTGAGAACTGCAGTTGGCTCAGTTCATTATTGAGCCGCAGCTCCTCCGCCAGGAAGCCCTCAGCCAAGCTTCGAAGGCAAGGCTGGGGCTCCATCAGGGCACCTGCAGGTTCATGGAGG encodes:
- the SMUG1 gene encoding single-strand selective monofunctional uracil DNA glycosylase isoform X2 encodes the protein MEPQPCLRSLAEGFLAEELRLNNELSQLQFSEPVGIIYNPLEYAWEPHHSYVTRYCRGPKEVLFLGMNPGPFGMAQTGVPFGEVNVVRDWLGIGGTVSTPAQEHPKRPVLGLECPQSEVQLLEVRLVVGVGRLAEQRARRALAGLLPEVRVEWLLHPSPRSPQANRGWEAAAKDRLSELGLLPLLTR
- the SMUG1 gene encoding single-strand selective monofunctional uracil DNA glycosylase isoform X1; translation: MEPQPCLRSLAEGFLAEELRLNNELSQLQFSEPVGIIYNPLEYAWEPHHSYVTRYCRGPKEVLFLGMNPGPFGMAQTGVPFGEVNVVRDWLGIGGTVSTPAQEHPKRPVLGLECPQSEVSGARFWGFFQNLCGQPEVFFRHCFVHNLCPLLFLDPNGRNLTPAELPAKQREQLLRVCDAALFRQVQLLEVRLVVGVGRLAEQRARRALAGLLPEVRVEWLLHPSPRSPQANRGWEAAAKDRLSELGLLPLLTR